In Paeniglutamicibacter kerguelensis, one genomic interval encodes:
- a CDS encoding carboxylate-amine ligase, producing MRTFGVEEEFLIVDPVNGVPLPLSAEVMRLHGAGGPSAGQVLSAELHQEQLEVITHPHGTLAGLAAEILAGRAHADSLARTAGARIVALATSPLALTPHPTRNERYDALVEKYALTAREQLTCGLHVHVSVGSDEEGVAVLDRIRSWLPPLMALSSNSPFWNGRDSGYASFRTQAWNRWSSAGPMEVFGSARAYHSLVADLSATGVVVNPDFDARLSARHPTVEIRVSDVCLDPRDTVLIAALVRALVETAAREWESGKEPDGVPAIILRQGVWMASRWGLRGELLHPATHRPDTARRVIAALHDHVRDALEESGDGAYVEEALERILENGTGAARQRQAHVRHGRLADVVTHAIALTHQEPAGHHPSGNGSPSWTWKPLAEAVV from the coding sequence ATGCGTACCTTTGGTGTTGAAGAAGAATTCCTGATCGTGGATCCCGTCAACGGGGTCCCGCTGCCCCTGTCCGCGGAGGTGATGCGCCTCCACGGCGCCGGCGGCCCATCCGCCGGGCAGGTGCTGTCCGCCGAGCTGCACCAGGAACAACTCGAGGTCATCACGCACCCGCACGGCACCCTGGCCGGGCTCGCCGCGGAGATACTGGCCGGGCGCGCCCACGCCGACTCGCTCGCCCGGACAGCGGGTGCGAGGATCGTCGCCCTGGCCACCTCCCCGCTGGCGCTCACACCCCACCCCACGCGGAACGAACGCTACGACGCCCTGGTGGAAAAGTATGCCCTGACGGCGCGCGAGCAACTGACGTGCGGGCTCCATGTCCACGTGTCCGTCGGCTCCGACGAGGAAGGCGTGGCCGTCCTGGACCGCATCAGGTCCTGGCTGCCCCCGCTCATGGCGTTGAGCTCGAACTCCCCGTTCTGGAACGGCCGGGACAGCGGCTACGCCAGTTTCCGCACGCAGGCCTGGAACCGGTGGTCCTCCGCCGGCCCGATGGAGGTCTTCGGTTCGGCGCGGGCCTACCACTCACTGGTGGCGGACCTGTCGGCCACCGGGGTGGTCGTCAACCCGGATTTCGACGCCCGCCTCTCCGCCCGCCACCCCACCGTCGAGATCCGGGTGTCCGATGTCTGCCTGGATCCCCGCGACACCGTCCTGATCGCGGCCCTGGTACGGGCCCTGGTGGAGACCGCCGCCCGGGAATGGGAGTCTGGAAAGGAACCGGACGGGGTCCCGGCCATCATCCTGCGCCAAGGGGTCTGGATGGCCAGCCGGTGGGGCCTCCGCGGCGAACTGCTCCACCCCGCAACCCATCGGCCGGACACCGCACGGCGCGTCATTGCCGCACTCCACGACCACGTGCGGGACGCCCTGGAGGAATCCGGGGACGGGGCCTACGTGGAGGAGGCCCTGGAAAGGATCCTCGAGAACGGAACGGGGGCCGCCCGGCAGCGGCAAGCCCACGTGCGCCACGGCCGGCTGGCCGACGTCGTCACCCACGCCATCGCCCTGACCCACCAGGAACCCGCCGGCCACCACCCCTCGGGGAACGGTTCCCCGAGCTGGACCTGGAAACCGCTGGCCGAAGCCGTGGTCTAG
- a CDS encoding beta-ketoacyl-[acyl-carrier-protein] synthase family protein, whose product MARKVVITGLGATTPIGGDVPTLWANALKGVSGAHTLPDEWVEKYNLPVKFAAKASTPASEVLSRVEMKRMDPSTQFAVVAAREAWKDSGIESVDHDRLAVAFATGIGGVWTLLDAWDTLKEKGPRRVLPMTVPMLMPNGPAAAVSLDLGARAGAHTPVSACASGTEAMHIGLELIRSGKADVVVCGGAEAAIHPMPMASFAAMQALSKRNDDPEHASRPYDIDRDGFVMGEGAGALVLEAEEHAIARGATIYAELAGTSVTADAYHITAPDPEGLGATRALKAAMFDGRIQPEDVVHVNAHATSTPVGDKPEYTALRAALGSHLDNVCVSATKSQMGHLLGASGAVESVLSVLAVYHRKAPVTINLENQDPEIPLDVVVGTPRELPEGSIVVLNNSFGFGGHNAVVAIRSV is encoded by the coding sequence ATGGCTCGCAAAGTTGTCATCACCGGCCTCGGTGCCACCACCCCCATCGGCGGCGACGTCCCCACCCTGTGGGCCAACGCGCTCAAGGGTGTCTCGGGCGCCCACACCCTGCCCGATGAATGGGTTGAAAAATACAACCTGCCGGTGAAGTTCGCCGCCAAGGCCTCCACCCCGGCCTCCGAGGTGCTCTCCCGCGTTGAAATGAAGCGCATGGACCCCTCCACCCAGTTCGCCGTCGTTGCGGCGCGCGAGGCCTGGAAGGACTCCGGGATCGAGTCGGTCGACCACGATCGCTTGGCCGTGGCCTTTGCCACCGGCATCGGCGGCGTGTGGACCCTGCTTGACGCCTGGGACACGCTGAAGGAAAAGGGCCCGCGCCGCGTGCTGCCCATGACGGTTCCCATGCTGATGCCAAACGGCCCGGCCGCGGCCGTCTCGCTGGACCTCGGCGCACGCGCCGGCGCCCACACCCCGGTTTCCGCTTGCGCCTCGGGCACCGAGGCTATGCACATCGGCCTCGAACTGATCCGTTCGGGCAAGGCCGACGTGGTCGTATGCGGTGGCGCGGAAGCCGCCATCCACCCGATGCCGATGGCCTCGTTCGCCGCCATGCAGGCGCTGTCCAAGCGCAACGACGACCCGGAGCACGCATCGCGTCCGTACGACATCGACCGTGACGGCTTTGTCATGGGCGAAGGCGCCGGCGCATTGGTCCTCGAGGCCGAGGAGCACGCCATTGCCCGCGGCGCGACGATCTACGCCGAACTTGCCGGCACCTCGGTGACCGCCGACGCGTACCACATCACCGCACCGGACCCGGAGGGCCTGGGCGCCACCCGCGCACTGAAGGCCGCGATGTTCGACGGCCGCATCCAGCCGGAGGACGTCGTGCACGTCAACGCGCACGCAACCTCCACCCCGGTGGGCGACAAGCCCGAGTACACCGCGCTGCGCGCCGCACTGGGCAGCCACCTGGACAACGTCTGCGTCTCGGCCACCAAGTCCCAGATGGGCCACCTGCTCGGTGCCTCCGGTGCCGTTGAGTCGGTCCTCTCGGTGCTGGCCGTCTACCACCGCAAGGCGCCCGTCACCATCAACCTGGAAAACCAGGATCCGGAAATCCCGTTGGACGTCGTTGTCGGCACCCCGCGTGAATTGCCGGAGGGATCCATCGTGGTCCTGAACAACTCGTTCGGTTTTGGCGGACACAACGCCGTAGTCGCAATCCGCAGCGTCTAG
- a CDS encoding acyl carrier protein: MASNEEILAGLAEIVNEETGLATEAVEMDKSFTEDLDIDSISMMTIVVNAEEKFDVKIPDEEVKNLKTVADAVNFIAGAQA, from the coding sequence ATGGCTAGCAACGAAGAGATTCTGGCCGGCTTGGCCGAGATCGTCAACGAAGAGACCGGCCTGGCCACCGAGGCAGTCGAAATGGACAAGTCCTTCACCGAGGACCTGGACATCGACTCCATCTCGATGATGACCATCGTGGTCAACGCCGAAGAGAAGTTCGACGTGAAGATCCCGGACGAAGAGGTCAAGAACCTGAAGACCGTTGCGGATGCAGTGAACTTCATCGCGGGCGCACAGGCCTAA
- a CDS encoding beta-ketoacyl-ACP synthase III, translating into MTAVMNQTPTREFSRIHGVGSFRPDVIVSNEDVCQWIDSSDEWIQQRTGIVTRARADENTSLLDMAEGAAREALASAGIEASQLGAVIVSTVTFPHATPSAAAALADRIGATPAPAFDISAACAGYCYGVAQGDALVRSGMAEYVLVVGAEKLSDYIDNHERTISFLLGDGAGAVVIGPSDIPGISPSVWGSDGSKWSAIGMTHSQLDLRDAVLQAESSPEGTALVASTEAQLWPTLRQDGQTVFRWAVWEMAKMAKLALKKAGITSEDLAAFIPHQANMRIIDEMVKQLKLPESVVVARDIADAGNTSAASIPMAMDRMLKENPELSGGLALQIGFGAGLVFGAQVVVLP; encoded by the coding sequence ATGACAGCAGTGATGAACCAGACGCCCACGCGCGAGTTCAGCCGGATCCACGGCGTCGGCTCCTTCCGCCCGGATGTCATCGTTTCCAACGAAGACGTGTGCCAGTGGATCGATTCCTCCGACGAGTGGATCCAGCAGCGCACCGGCATCGTGACCCGTGCCCGCGCCGACGAAAACACGTCGCTGCTGGACATGGCCGAGGGTGCGGCCCGTGAGGCGCTCGCCTCGGCGGGCATCGAGGCAAGCCAACTGGGCGCCGTCATCGTCTCCACCGTGACCTTCCCGCACGCAACCCCGTCGGCCGCAGCAGCGCTGGCCGACCGCATCGGCGCCACCCCGGCCCCGGCCTTCGACATCTCCGCAGCCTGCGCGGGTTACTGCTACGGCGTGGCCCAGGGCGACGCCCTGGTCCGCTCGGGCATGGCCGAGTACGTCCTGGTGGTCGGCGCCGAAAAGCTTTCGGACTACATCGACAACCACGAACGCACCATTTCCTTCCTGCTGGGCGACGGCGCCGGCGCAGTCGTCATCGGCCCCTCGGACATCCCGGGCATCTCCCCGTCGGTGTGGGGCTCGGACGGCTCGAAGTGGTCGGCCATCGGCATGACGCACTCTCAGCTGGACCTGCGCGACGCGGTGCTCCAGGCAGAGTCCTCCCCGGAGGGCACGGCGCTTGTGGCAAGCACCGAGGCCCAGCTGTGGCCGACCCTGCGCCAGGACGGCCAGACGGTCTTCCGCTGGGCCGTGTGGGAAATGGCGAAGATGGCCAAGCTGGCCCTCAAAAAGGCGGGCATCACCTCTGAGGATCTCGCCGCCTTCATCCCGCATCAGGCCAACATGCGCATCATCGATGAGATGGTCAAGCAGCTGAAGCTTCCCGAATCCGTGGTTGTCGCCCGCGACATCGCCGACGCCGGCAACACCTCCGCGGCTTCGATCCCCATGGCCATGGACCGCATGCTCAAGGAAAACCCGGAGCTCTCCGGCGGACTGGCACTGCAGATCGGGTTTGGCGCCGGGCTTGTCTTTGGCGCACAGGTCGTTGTCCTGCCCTAG
- a CDS encoding ACP S-malonyltransferase, which yields MLAIVCPGQGSQTPGFLSPWLEVAGVSEHLAGLSAITGRDLTAHGTVSDEETIKDTAVAQPLIVAAGLIAARALFGEDLPANTVLAGHSVGEITATALAGALNENDAMVFVRERANAMALAAAATPTGMAAVLGGDAEEVNATIVAAGLTPANANGGGQIVAAGTIEQIEAFAANPPAKARVIPLKVAGAFHTHHMAPAVAVLEELSGSLTANDPSATLLSNYDGNAVANGQENLASLVAQVSRPVRWDLCMEQLAAMGVTGILELPPAGTLVGLARRGLKGVPTLALKSPEDLEAARAFVAEHTQA from the coding sequence GTGCTAGCAATCGTGTGCCCAGGACAGGGCTCTCAGACCCCCGGATTCCTTTCCCCATGGCTGGAAGTCGCGGGTGTCTCCGAACACCTCGCCGGACTTTCCGCCATCACCGGGCGTGACCTCACGGCCCACGGAACGGTCTCCGACGAGGAAACCATCAAGGACACCGCAGTCGCCCAGCCGCTGATCGTGGCCGCCGGGCTCATTGCGGCCCGCGCGCTCTTCGGCGAGGACCTCCCGGCCAACACCGTGCTTGCCGGCCACTCCGTCGGCGAGATCACCGCGACCGCGCTGGCCGGTGCGCTGAACGAAAACGACGCGATGGTCTTCGTGCGCGAACGCGCCAACGCCATGGCCCTTGCCGCCGCGGCAACGCCCACCGGCATGGCAGCGGTGCTCGGCGGCGACGCCGAGGAAGTCAACGCCACAATCGTTGCCGCGGGCCTCACCCCTGCCAACGCCAACGGCGGCGGCCAGATCGTTGCGGCAGGCACGATCGAACAGATCGAGGCCTTTGCCGCCAATCCCCCGGCCAAGGCGCGGGTCATCCCGCTGAAGGTCGCCGGCGCGTTCCACACGCACCACATGGCCCCGGCCGTTGCCGTCCTCGAAGAACTTTCCGGATCGCTCACCGCCAACGACCCGTCCGCCACGCTGCTGTCCAACTACGACGGCAACGCGGTGGCCAACGGCCAGGAGAACCTGGCATCGCTGGTCGCCCAGGTGTCCCGCCCTGTTCGCTGGGACCTGTGCATGGAGCAGCTTGCGGCCATGGGCGTCACCGGAATCCTGGAACTGCCGCCGGCGGGAACCCTCGTGGGGTTGGCCCGACGCGGACTCAAGGGCGTTCCCACCCTCGCGCTGAAGTCCCCCGAAGACCTCGAGGCCGCACGCGCCTTCGTCGCCGAACACACCCAAGCTTAA
- a CDS encoding PucR family transcriptional regulator: MSDEQAANLSQRIRPFRQAKASPETLKRLKQHLGVLSTVALKHLDQSLPWYRGLRPEERAALGLVAQKGIASFVSWYERPTTSPQWVINDVFGAAPTELTRSISLQKALQLIRTIVEVVESQVPDIAPEAEHTQLREAVLRYSREVAFAAADVYARAAETRGAWDSRLEALVVDAVMRGESQDSLRSRIAAVGWKSHENIMIMIGATPASSQVGFVSELRRAAARYSRDSLVGVHGERAILMLGGVDADRAGLDRLASFFGEGHVVYSPLAPTLKEAPSCAQAAFAAIAAAKAWPLAPRPVAADDLWPERVMNNDTEARHALVTGIYDPLLKAGNGLIETLSSYLSLGHSLEGTARELFVHANTVRYRLKRVCDVTGWDPLVPREAFVLQTALVVGRLDAETIENQPETRQTMPRTGH; encoded by the coding sequence ATGAGTGACGAGCAAGCGGCGAATCTGAGCCAGCGGATCAGGCCGTTCCGCCAAGCCAAGGCCAGCCCCGAAACCCTCAAACGTCTCAAACAGCACCTGGGCGTGCTCTCCACCGTCGCGCTCAAACACCTCGACCAGTCGCTGCCCTGGTACCGCGGGCTGCGCCCCGAGGAACGTGCGGCACTCGGGCTTGTCGCCCAAAAGGGCATCGCCTCGTTCGTCTCCTGGTACGAGCGCCCCACCACCTCCCCGCAGTGGGTCATCAACGACGTGTTCGGCGCCGCGCCGACCGAGCTGACCCGCTCCATCAGCCTGCAAAAGGCGTTGCAGCTGATCCGCACCATCGTCGAGGTCGTCGAATCCCAGGTCCCGGACATCGCCCCGGAAGCCGAGCACACCCAGCTGCGAGAGGCAGTCCTCCGCTACTCGCGCGAGGTGGCATTCGCCGCCGCCGACGTCTACGCCCGCGCCGCGGAAACCCGCGGTGCCTGGGATTCACGGCTCGAGGCGCTGGTCGTCGACGCGGTGATGCGCGGCGAAAGCCAAGACTCGTTGCGCTCCCGCATTGCCGCGGTCGGGTGGAAGTCCCACGAGAACATCATGATCATGATCGGTGCCACGCCGGCCTCCTCTCAGGTGGGTTTTGTCAGCGAGTTGCGCCGGGCCGCGGCCCGCTATTCGCGGGATTCGCTGGTTGGCGTGCACGGCGAACGGGCGATCCTGATGCTTGGCGGCGTGGACGCCGACCGAGCCGGGCTGGACCGCCTGGCCTCCTTCTTCGGCGAGGGCCACGTGGTCTACAGCCCGCTGGCGCCCACCTTGAAGGAAGCCCCTTCCTGCGCGCAGGCCGCCTTTGCGGCGATCGCCGCGGCCAAGGCCTGGCCGCTGGCCCCGCGCCCCGTGGCCGCCGACGACCTGTGGCCCGAGCGCGTGATGAACAACGACACCGAGGCACGCCACGCGCTGGTCACGGGAATCTACGACCCGCTGCTGAAGGCCGGGAACGGCCTGATCGAGACGCTCTCCAGCTATCTTTCGCTGGGGCATTCGCTCGAGGGCACGGCCCGCGAGCTGTTCGTCCACGCGAACACCGTGCGCTACCGGCTCAAGCGCGTGTGCGACGTGACGGGCTGGGATCCGCTGGTCCCGCGCGAGGCATTCGTACTCCAGACCGCGCTGGTGGTCGGCCGGCTGGACGCCGAAACGATCGAAAACCAGCCCGAAACGCGGCAAACCATGCCGCGCACCGGTCACTGA